The Edaphobacter sp. 12200R-103 genome contains a region encoding:
- a CDS encoding TolC family protein: MASVRTRLSCGLLWAASLAALGAVNQPQPAQLSLEQAEAVAVANQPRLLAEQLRARASEQRVHQARAGLKPVVEFNATGALVADPGTATSAGALPTSAVSNRFAYGGSLSQLVTDFGRTSALIRSARYASNAQVEAATLTKARVRLNVQEAYLGILGAEAVLRAARAALANRELISRQLDALTQNELRSTLDLNFAKVLESEAELAVVRAQSTVEQERSRLATAMGEQAPIRSRLIQPSFPSEFPATPEEVLAQAQTQRADLRAAEAQQKAAEAYAAAEKRLSYPSLNILGAAGQIPYHDHTLRDDYAAVGFNLNIPIFNGGLFAARRAEAQLEADARDQDSAALRIEVNQQVRDTWYRADEAFRSLSVTARLVAQSKEALRLAQDRYDAGLGSIVELNEAQLNETSAEISAADATYTYLSRLAELHFVTGLLN; the protein is encoded by the coding sequence ATGGCGAGTGTCAGAACGAGGCTGTCGTGTGGCTTGTTATGGGCGGCATCACTGGCCGCACTGGGAGCAGTCAACCAGCCTCAGCCTGCTCAGCTAAGTCTGGAACAGGCCGAGGCTGTCGCAGTCGCAAATCAGCCACGTCTGCTTGCGGAGCAACTTCGTGCGCGGGCATCAGAGCAGCGGGTGCATCAGGCTCGTGCAGGACTGAAACCTGTAGTCGAGTTTAATGCAACTGGCGCTTTAGTAGCGGATCCCGGAACGGCCACCTCCGCAGGCGCACTGCCGACGTCGGCAGTGTCGAACCGGTTTGCCTATGGCGGCAGCCTCTCTCAGCTTGTAACAGACTTCGGCCGGACCAGCGCACTGATCCGGTCTGCACGCTATGCATCGAACGCCCAGGTTGAGGCAGCGACGCTGACGAAGGCTCGTGTTCGGCTCAATGTCCAGGAAGCGTACTTAGGTATCCTCGGTGCAGAAGCTGTCCTGCGTGCTGCAAGAGCGGCGCTTGCGAATCGGGAGCTGATCTCCCGACAATTGGACGCTTTAACTCAGAATGAGCTGCGCTCAACGCTCGATCTCAATTTCGCGAAGGTTCTCGAGAGCGAGGCAGAACTGGCAGTTGTGCGTGCACAAAGCACGGTGGAACAGGAGCGCTCGCGTCTCGCTACGGCCATGGGGGAGCAGGCCCCGATTCGTTCGCGGCTCATCCAGCCCTCGTTTCCCAGCGAATTTCCCGCGACTCCTGAGGAGGTGCTCGCTCAAGCTCAAACCCAACGCGCCGATCTGCGAGCTGCGGAGGCGCAACAAAAGGCCGCAGAGGCATACGCGGCTGCCGAGAAGCGGCTCAGCTATCCCAGCCTCAACATACTGGGAGCCGCAGGTCAAATTCCTTACCACGACCATACACTTCGCGATGATTATGCGGCGGTAGGCTTCAATCTCAACATTCCGATCTTCAACGGTGGACTCTTCGCGGCTCGGCGAGCTGAAGCACAACTTGAGGCGGATGCAAGAGACCAGGATTCGGCAGCTCTTCGTATCGAGGTCAATCAACAGGTACGTGATACATGGTATCGGGCCGACGAAGCGTTTCGCAGCCTGAGTGTCACCGCCCGCTTGGTAGCGCAAAGCAAGGAAGCACTCCGTCTCGCCCAGGACCGTTATGACGCCGGTCTGGGAAGCATTGTGGAGTTGAATGAAGCGCAATTGAACGAGACATCAGCGGAGATCAGTGCCGCAGACGCGACCTATACCTACCTGTCGCGCCTTGCAGAACTCCACTTCGTCACGGGACTTCTGAATTGA
- a CDS encoding efflux RND transporter periplasmic adaptor subunit produces the protein MAKVAGYVKSITVDIGSHVAQNAVLATLEVPEIQDDVAKAKAAVAAADANISAAQAAVHRAEAGSNIATLSFKRISDVARRDKGLVPQQDIDVAQAKQMEAAAQLASAHSALKSAEQMKAQAQSEYSRSQAMLQYATIRAPFTGVVIKRYANIGSMVQAGISSQTQAMPVVRLAQNNLLRLVLPVPVSAVADIREGQVVDVVVINTGRKLRGTIIRYADSIQMSTRTMETEVDVPNPDGTLVPGMYTEVHLHIADHPAALSVPIDAVDGLGTSVQQVYVVHSGIVHLVPVQIGLQTEDRVEILAGLKNGDKVIVGRHTGLSDGERVEARPATYENKGS, from the coding sequence ATGGCTAAGGTCGCCGGATACGTGAAGTCGATCACTGTTGATATCGGCAGCCATGTTGCTCAAAATGCCGTTCTCGCCACACTTGAAGTTCCCGAAATTCAGGACGATGTCGCAAAAGCAAAGGCTGCTGTAGCTGCAGCGGATGCCAATATCAGTGCGGCACAGGCAGCTGTGCATCGAGCCGAAGCCGGCTCAAACATTGCCACCCTCTCATTCAAGAGGATCAGCGATGTTGCGCGGCGCGATAAAGGACTTGTGCCCCAACAGGATATTGATGTCGCCCAAGCGAAGCAGATGGAGGCTGCTGCCCAGTTGGCGAGCGCACACTCGGCTCTCAAATCGGCGGAGCAGATGAAGGCGCAAGCCCAATCGGAGTATTCGCGCTCCCAAGCCATGCTGCAGTATGCCACCATTCGGGCCCCTTTCACCGGAGTCGTGATCAAGCGTTACGCGAACATTGGATCGATGGTTCAGGCGGGTATCTCTTCTCAGACGCAGGCAATGCCCGTCGTTCGACTTGCACAAAATAATCTGCTCAGGCTGGTGTTGCCAGTTCCGGTCAGCGCAGTTGCCGATATCCGTGAAGGCCAGGTGGTGGACGTAGTGGTGATCAACACTGGCCGAAAGCTCCGGGGTACGATCATTCGTTATGCCGATTCTATCCAGATGTCTACTAGGACCATGGAAACCGAGGTGGATGTTCCGAATCCAGATGGCACGCTCGTTCCCGGCATGTACACCGAAGTCCACTTGCACATCGCGGACCATCCAGCTGCTCTCAGCGTTCCGATAGATGCAGTGGATGGTCTCGGGACCAGCGTGCAGCAGGTCTATGTAGTCCACAGCGGCATAGTTCATCTGGTACCTGTGCAGATTGGTCTCCAGACCGAGGATCGGGTGGAGATCCTTGCAGGATTGAAGAATGGCGACAAAGTAATTGTAGGTCGCCATACCGGATTGTCTGATGGCGAGCGGGTCGAGGCACGACCCGCCACCTATGAAAACAAAGGCAGCTAG
- a CDS encoding efflux RND transporter permease subunit: MSRFSIRNPYLIVVLCLVMMILGTVSVSDMPVDMFPAVNLPVVAVATFYSGMPPQQIEANITYHLERQFTLAAGIDHMESRSLPGVSLIKVYFRAGTNPDADAASISSLASSDLRDMPPGTYPPIVLKQDAASTPVALVTLSGSGLNESKLKDIGQNFVRNQLASVAGASVTQPFGGRWRQIMLYADPYKLEANQLSPMDVVRSVNDANVILPAGDVQIGRYDYNIYTNSMLKGAPDIAQVPLKMVGQSPVRVGDVATPQDSFGLQYNIVRVSGQRGVYLPIFKQGGDSNTIAIVDGVRATLKKLVDVPASLRTDVVFDQSRFVKTAIETLIHEGGVGLFLTCLMILIFLGSLRGTIAVFFSIPLSLLTTFFILKLSGSSINSMVLGGLALALSRLIDNSVVVLENIFRHLEEGESPEVAAENGGREVALPVLAGTLTTVVVFFPVTMLYGVSKFLFSALALAVVISLFASYFVALTVVPLFCARFIKSPHGEVVHESAEMEQEVTADVKSTHHGPWARFNSAFTRGFDAMLHRYDRLVAKVLINPWQVLGGTAVLFLLSLCLFPLLGLSFFPRTDAGQFVISFKAPSGTKLTATEGEAQRIENIVRRVVSKHDLGIVVTNIGVDPGFSALFSPNAAMHTGFTQVALSEDHKVSSFRYIDEVKDAIAKEMPEIQTFYSSGSLVDGVLNMGAPAPIDVRITGNDVTADFGLAQKLASQIRHLHGVADVYIPQDIDYPSLRISVDRTRASELGLTEKEVVSNLITALTSNQMIAPSIWIDPNSGNNYFLTVMYKEGQIRSLEDLKAIPLHGANLTQPTRLDMVANIERFKSPTEMDHTQIRRNLDIYVRPQQEDLGRITKQIQKIVDHADPPRGIEVTLAGSVTSMNASFRSFAIGLSLSVVLLYLILVAQFRSFLDPFIILLALPPGLVGVILALLLWGTTLNVMSLMGVVMLAGIALSNSILIVEFAHHLIAQGLDVKDAITTSCRVRLRPILMTSFATLIGLLPMALKLGQGSESYAPLAQALIGGLMLSVLLTIFLVPAGFYLAYGREQVAR; the protein is encoded by the coding sequence ATGTCGCGTTTCTCCATCCGTAATCCCTATCTGATTGTGGTTTTGTGCCTGGTCATGATGATTCTTGGCACGGTAAGCGTCAGCGATATGCCGGTGGATATGTTTCCGGCAGTGAATTTACCTGTCGTAGCCGTGGCGACATTCTATTCGGGTATGCCGCCGCAGCAGATCGAAGCCAACATCACGTACCACCTGGAGCGCCAGTTCACGCTCGCCGCCGGCATCGATCACATGGAATCGCGCTCGTTGCCGGGCGTATCGCTCATCAAGGTATATTTCCGCGCCGGTACCAATCCCGATGCGGACGCCGCAAGCATCTCTTCGCTTGCCAGCAGTGATCTACGGGACATGCCACCCGGAACCTATCCTCCGATTGTTCTTAAACAGGATGCTGCAAGCACGCCAGTGGCACTGGTTACATTGAGCGGATCCGGTCTGAACGAAAGCAAGCTCAAAGACATCGGGCAGAACTTCGTTCGCAATCAGCTCGCAAGCGTAGCTGGAGCATCTGTGACGCAGCCGTTCGGTGGTCGCTGGCGACAGATCATGCTGTATGCGGACCCCTACAAGCTGGAGGCGAATCAGCTTAGCCCGATGGATGTTGTCCGATCGGTGAACGACGCCAATGTGATCCTGCCCGCGGGGGACGTGCAAATCGGACGATACGATTACAACATCTATACGAACTCCATGCTTAAGGGGGCACCGGATATCGCTCAGGTGCCACTCAAGATGGTTGGGCAGTCTCCAGTGCGCGTAGGTGATGTTGCGACACCTCAGGACTCGTTTGGCCTGCAGTACAACATCGTTCGTGTCAGTGGTCAACGTGGCGTTTATCTGCCGATCTTTAAGCAAGGGGGCGATTCAAACACGATCGCTATCGTGGATGGCGTGCGCGCGACGCTCAAAAAGCTTGTCGATGTTCCCGCATCTCTCAGGACCGATGTCGTCTTCGATCAGTCGCGGTTCGTAAAGACGGCTATTGAAACCCTGATTCATGAGGGTGGTGTAGGTCTCTTTCTCACCTGCCTGATGATCTTGATCTTCCTCGGTAGTCTGCGTGGCACAATAGCGGTCTTCTTTTCTATTCCGCTCTCACTTCTTACAACCTTTTTCATCCTGAAGCTGAGTGGAAGTTCTATCAATAGCATGGTGCTGGGTGGCCTGGCACTGGCGCTCTCCAGACTGATCGACAACTCAGTGGTTGTGCTGGAAAACATCTTTCGGCATCTGGAGGAAGGAGAATCTCCTGAAGTAGCAGCGGAGAACGGTGGCAGGGAAGTCGCCTTGCCCGTACTGGCTGGAACCCTTACTACTGTCGTTGTCTTCTTTCCGGTTACGATGCTCTATGGTGTGAGCAAGTTTCTCTTTTCCGCGCTTGCACTCGCCGTCGTCATATCGCTGTTCGCTTCTTACTTCGTTGCGCTCACGGTAGTCCCACTCTTCTGCGCCCGGTTCATCAAGAGTCCGCATGGCGAGGTTGTCCACGAATCGGCGGAGATGGAACAGGAAGTCACAGCGGATGTAAAGAGTACCCACCATGGGCCGTGGGCTCGATTCAACAGCGCATTCACGCGCGGATTCGATGCAATGCTGCATCGTTATGACCGCCTTGTAGCCAAGGTGCTTATAAATCCCTGGCAGGTGCTCGGCGGCACAGCTGTCTTGTTTCTGCTGTCGCTCTGCCTCTTTCCGTTGCTGGGCCTGTCGTTCTTTCCTCGCACGGATGCCGGTCAGTTCGTTATCAGCTTCAAAGCACCATCCGGAACAAAGCTAACCGCCACGGAGGGAGAGGCCCAGAGGATCGAAAATATCGTTCGCCGTGTCGTCTCGAAACATGATCTCGGAATTGTTGTGACTAACATCGGTGTCGACCCTGGCTTCTCCGCTCTCTTTTCACCCAATGCAGCGATGCACACCGGCTTCACGCAGGTTGCGCTATCGGAAGATCACAAGGTCAGCAGCTTCCGCTACATCGATGAAGTCAAAGATGCCATCGCAAAAGAGATGCCGGAGATTCAGACGTTCTATTCTTCAGGTAGCCTCGTCGACGGTGTACTTAACATGGGCGCACCGGCACCGATTGATGTTCGGATTACCGGTAACGATGTGACTGCCGATTTTGGGCTGGCACAGAAGCTGGCGTCGCAGATTCGTCACCTTCATGGCGTCGCAGATGTATACATTCCCCAGGATATCGACTATCCATCCTTACGTATCTCGGTAGACCGTACCCGCGCCAGCGAACTGGGTCTAACGGAAAAGGAAGTCGTTTCTAACCTCATCACAGCTCTGACATCGAACCAAATGATCGCTCCGTCTATATGGATTGATCCAAACAGCGGGAACAACTACTTCCTGACGGTGATGTACAAAGAGGGACAAATTAGATCTCTCGAGGACCTGAAAGCGATTCCACTTCACGGAGCAAACCTTACGCAGCCCACCCGGCTGGACATGGTAGCGAACATCGAGCGATTCAAATCTCCTACTGAGATGGATCACACACAGATTCGCCGAAATCTCGATATTTATGTGCGTCCGCAGCAGGAAGATCTCGGCAGAATCACGAAGCAGATTCAGAAGATAGTGGATCATGCTGATCCGCCACGTGGAATTGAGGTGACTCTGGCAGGCAGCGTTACCTCAATGAATGCCTCCTTCCGCAGCTTCGCGATTGGCCTCAGCCTTTCTGTAGTTCTGCTGTACCTCATTTTGGTCGCTCAGTTCCGCTCCTTCTTGGACCCGTTCATCATTCTGCTAGCGCTTCCACCGGGTCTCGTCGGCGTAATCCTGGCACTGCTGCTCTGGGGGACGACGTTGAACGTGATGTCTCTTATGGGCGTCGTCATGCTCGCCGGCATCGCATTGTCCAACAGTATTCTTATCGTAGAGTTTGCGCATCATCTCATTGCTCAGGGACTCGATGTAAAAGATGCGATCACCACATCCTGCAGGGTGCGGCTACGCCCCATTCTGATGACTTCGTTCGCTACTTTAATCGGATTACTCCCCATGGCCTTGAAACTGGGTCAAGGTAGCGAGTCCTATGCACCTCTAGCTCAGGCATTGATAGGCGGTTTGATGCTGTCAGTTCTGCTAACAATATTTTTGGTTCCCGCAGGATTTTATCTGGCATATGGTCGCGAGCAAGTCGCCCGATGA
- a CDS encoding DUF4118 domain-containing protein, with amino-acid sequence MNSRRSVPIMYWLSTFGALAAIVLIYHFWLHANPTTVALTLVLYVLVVAAQLRLRYAVVASVVATACYNFFFLPPVGTFTIADPQNWLTLFAFLVTSVIGSRLSQTAQEEADQARARQRELEVLFSLSREFLQTENVAEITAALPTLINIASQAQQSTLYLLDGDRVYQAGEPRIVPAEFPHFRLLALSLSDPEILPDGIVHIPIRAGVRPRGLLQLIGLRVSKDTLRAIGGLAAIALDRAQALEEVARSEANKESERLRNLILDSITHELRTPLTSIKGAAGTLLTMDTVNAEDRRALLTIIDEEADRINQLVGQAVEMAQLEAKEVHMDLHPIDLRDIVVEAQENCAWVWTSHPVTVSIPALPKVIADSMMIGKVLCNLLENAAKYSEAESPISISAEQKEGYIVTNVADRGVGIDPMEQAFIFDRLYRSRTHSQQKPGTGMGLPISRAIIESHQGTLTVTSQTGYGSVFSFSLPIARE; translated from the coding sequence ATGAATTCACGACGCTCAGTACCGATCATGTACTGGCTATCGACGTTTGGCGCTCTTGCGGCCATTGTACTCATATACCATTTCTGGCTGCACGCGAATCCGACCACGGTCGCGCTCACGTTGGTGCTCTATGTGCTGGTTGTTGCGGCACAGTTGAGACTTCGATACGCTGTGGTTGCTTCCGTTGTGGCGACCGCCTGCTATAACTTCTTTTTCCTGCCGCCAGTTGGGACATTCACCATTGCCGACCCCCAGAACTGGTTAACGCTCTTTGCGTTTCTTGTGACCAGCGTGATTGGGAGCCGTCTCTCCCAGACGGCGCAGGAGGAGGCAGATCAGGCGCGCGCGCGGCAACGGGAGCTAGAAGTGCTCTTCTCTCTCAGCCGCGAATTCCTGCAAACGGAGAACGTGGCTGAGATCACCGCCGCGCTCCCGACTTTAATCAATATCGCGTCGCAGGCGCAGCAGTCCACACTTTATCTGCTTGATGGAGATCGGGTCTATCAGGCAGGAGAACCACGAATCGTTCCTGCGGAATTTCCTCATTTCCGCCTTCTCGCTTTGAGCCTGTCAGATCCTGAGATCCTGCCTGACGGAATCGTTCACATCCCGATACGCGCAGGCGTACGGCCAAGAGGTCTTCTCCAGTTAATTGGCCTGAGAGTCTCGAAGGATACGCTGCGCGCCATCGGCGGACTCGCTGCCATCGCGCTCGACCGCGCCCAGGCTCTGGAAGAAGTCGCGCGTAGTGAAGCCAATAAAGAAAGCGAGCGTCTTCGCAATCTGATTCTGGATTCCATCACGCATGAGCTCAGAACACCCCTGACGTCGATCAAGGGAGCAGCAGGCACTCTTTTAACAATGGACACGGTGAATGCAGAAGATCGGCGCGCGCTGTTGACCATCATTGATGAAGAAGCGGATCGCATCAACCAACTGGTGGGGCAGGCGGTAGAGATGGCTCAGTTAGAGGCAAAGGAGGTGCATATGGACTTGCACCCCATCGACCTGCGAGACATCGTGGTCGAAGCGCAGGAGAATTGCGCATGGGTGTGGACCAGTCACCCTGTCACGGTCTCAATTCCTGCTCTCCCCAAGGTAATTGCCGACTCCATGATGATTGGCAAAGTGCTTTGCAACCTCTTGGAAAATGCGGCGAAGTATTCTGAAGCCGAATCCCCGATTTCGATTTCAGCGGAACAGAAGGAAGGCTACATCGTCACCAATGTCGCTGACCGCGGCGTCGGGATTGATCCAATGGAACAGGCCTTCATCTTCGATAGACTCTATCGCTCTCGCACACATAGTCAGCAGAAACCGGGTACCGGTATGGGATTACCAATCAGTCGCGCCATTATAGAATCGCACCAGGGAACGCTCACAGTCACCAGCCAGACCGGATACGGCTCCGTCTTCAGCTTCAGCCTGCCGATTGCGCGGGAATAG